In Carya illinoinensis cultivar Pawnee chromosome 7, C.illinoinensisPawnee_v1, whole genome shotgun sequence, the following are encoded in one genomic region:
- the LOC122315393 gene encoding uncharacterized protein LOC122315393: protein MEIQHFSHHHPLHTLVLLNKVGVDRCKICFLILATDSDDYYGCKECSFYVHKSCAEYPHELQHHSHPKHLLLLKLHRYERCANCNFKQFNFKYKCPHCHEFYLCPKCAFLPLTEKSETHDHPLTLMQKLLPFKCDGCEAEDNGMFYFCSTCLLVVHPKCTSLPLIVRPSTIEVAIHSHPLTLERKWFSVACNACGNKIENAFYFCATCSFVAHLDCAFLPSTVKVIRHKHPLNLIYSLPADQSKRRVCQLCAKTVDMNYWVYCCSSQDFVAHLHCATSNKEKDETFVPKHEEDDLFPYIVNKTKRGGDGTEIHTEIKHFSHEHDLKLTDGLGIDKKCDGCIRPIFPPFYSCVQCGFFLHKSCVELKSELQHSLHRHPLKLLLREKSLNFQCDACRLQCNGFTYCCHKCNFDLDIQCSLIPDILTHPSHEQHQLILASLSKDRICSVCGSSGRCNFSCVDCDFTLDFKCLTQPHMMNYEKHDHPFPLCYTSEDDSGEYYCDICEEKRDPKCWFYYCADCSYPAHLECIRGKHPNLKFGRTFKYDIHQHPLALVQKTFAQCSECGGVGEEDLAYECAECNFIVHPFCTE from the coding sequence ATGGAGATTCAACATTTCAGCCATCATCATCCCTTGCATACGTTAGTCCTCCTCAACAAAGTTGGTGTTGATCGCTGTAAAATATGCTTTCTAATATTAGCAACCGATTCTGATGATTATTACGGATGTAAAGAGTGCAGTTTCTACGTACATAAATCATGTGCTGAATATCCCCATGAGTTGCAACACCACTCACATCCCAAACATCTTCTTCTCCTCAAACTACATCGGTACGAACGATGCGCTAACTGCAACttcaaacaattcaactttaaaTATAAGTGTCCTCATTGTCATGAGTTTTATCTTTGTCCTAAATGTGCATTTCTACCACTCACCGAAAAATCTGAAACTCACGACCACCCATTGACCCTTATGCAGAAATTATTGCCATTCAAGTGTGATGGATGTGAGGCCGAAGACAATggcatgttttatttttgttccacTTGTTTGTTAGTGGTCCATCCAAAATGTACATCTTTACCATTGATTGTACGGCCATCCACTATAGAAGTTGCAATTCACAGCCATCCATTAACCCTTGAGAGGAAATGGTTCTCAGTCGCTTGCAATGCTTGTGGGAATAAAATCGAGAACGCATTTTACTTTTGTGCCACTTGTTCATTTGTGGCCCACCTAGATTGTGCATTTTTACCATCAACTGTCAAAGTCATAAGGCACAAGCATCCTCTCAATCTCATCTACTCTCTTCCAGCCGACCAATCCAAACGTAGAGTCTGCCAACTATGTGCTAAGACGGTAGATATGAACTACTGGGTTTATTGTTGCTCAAGTCAAGATTTTGTTGCTCACCTTCATTGTGCTACaagcaacaaagagaaagatgAAACATTTGTGCCGAAACATGAAGAAGATGACTTATTTCCATACATTGTTAATAAGACCAAACGAGGAGGAGACGGAACTGAAATTCATACAGAAATCAAGCATTTCAGTCACGAGCATGACTTAAAACTCACCGACGGGCTTGGGATCGACAAAAAGTGCGACGGGTGCATTCGGCCTATATTTCCTCCATTTTATTCATGTGTTCAATGTGGATTCTTTCTTCACAAATCTTGTGTTGAATTAAAAAGTGAATTGCAACACTCACTTCATCGACACCCCCTCAAGCTCCTCTTGAGAGAAAAAAGTCTGAATTTTCAGTGTGATGCTTGTCGGCTTCAGTGTAACGGCTTCACTTATTGTTGTCACAAATGCAATTTTGACCTCGATATCCAATGCAGTTTAATCCCTGATATCCTTACACATCCTAGTCACGAACAACACCAACTAATTCTTGCTAGTTTATCAAAAGATAGAATTTGTAGTGtttgtggatcaagtggaagATGCAATTTTAGTTGTGTTGATTGTGATTTCACTTTGGACTTCAAGTGTTTGACACAACCGCATATGATGAACTATGAGAAACATGATCATCCATTCCCACTTTGTTATACTTCAGAAGATGACTCTGGTGAATATTACTGTGATATTTGTGAAGAAAAGCGAGATCCAAAGTGTTGGTTCTATTATTGTGCTGATTGCAGTTATCCTGCTCATCTTGAATGCATTCGCGGAAAACATCCAAATCTCAAGTTTGGAAGAACTTTCAAATATGATATTCATCAGCATCCTCTTGCTTTGGTTCAGAAAACTTTTGCTCAATGCTCGGAATGCGGTGGTGTTGGTGAAGAAGATTTAGCTTATGAATGTGCCGAGTGTAATTTCATTGTTCACCCATTCTGCACAGAATGA